Within Actinomycetota bacterium, the genomic segment TTTGAGGATAGAAATTTTCTGCTTTGCACCTAAGCACCCACACTTTTGTGAGGTGGATTTCAAAGGTGTACGGGAGGATTGTTTGAAAGCCCTCCGTTTTATCCAAGAGATTTTCCAGAGGGAAGAATATGATCTACTTATTTTGGACGAAATAAATGTGGCTTTACGTGATGGGTTCCTGACCGAAGAGGAGATATTTACTCTCTTGGATAAGAAGCCTCAACATCTTGAGCTCATTTTAACTGGCAAGGGAGCTACGGAGGCTCTCATCGGGAAAGCCGATTTGGTAACCGAGATGAGGAAGATAAAGCACCCCTTTGATGGAGGGATGAAGGGAAGAAGGGGAATAGAATTTTGAAACGCCGATTCTTTAGCAAGCACAGGGTTGATGACGAATGGTTGGAAAGATAATTTTGGCTTTTCTTTTGGATTTGCTCTTGGGCGATCCTCCCAGACTGCCACATCCAGTCAAGGCGATGGGGAAGCTAATCACCTCCCTTGAAGGACTGTTGCGAAAGTTTGCTCGAGGTAAGGGGAAGTACCTTGCGGGTTTCATCCTCACCTTCACCGTTGTTTCAATTTCTTATGTAGTCACCCTTTTGGTTCTCATTTTGACCAATTCGATTTCCAGTTGGTTGAAGATGGCCATTGAA encodes:
- a CDS encoding cob(I)yrinic acid a,c-diamide adenosyltransferase, coding for LRIEIFCFAPKHPHFCEVDFKGVREDCLKALRFIQEIFQREEYDLLILDEINVALRDGFLTEEEIFTLLDKKPQHLELILTGKGATEALIGKADLVTEMRKIKHPFDGGMKGRRGIEF